A genomic window from Lotus japonicus ecotype B-129 chromosome 1, LjGifu_v1.2 includes:
- the LOC130731862 gene encoding protein SOB FIVE-LIKE 4-like — protein sequence MMGASTTEECHSSESGWTMYIGSPIEEENDHEEEEDFEGNYQGDPGFESDDSMASDASSGPSHYGIHACGLQKEEEEYDEDHDEYCLVNHHRHHEKASENKQVAEKRGEKKEMIFLNSNGEAQEE from the coding sequence ATGATGGGAGCTAGTACTACAGAGGAATGTCACAGCAGTGAGTCTGGATGGACCATGTACATTGGGTCCCCAATTGAAGAAGAGAATGatcatgaggaggaggaggattttgAAGGAAATTATCAAGGTGATCCTGGATTTGAAAGTGATGATTCCAtggcttctgatgcttcttctgGGCCAAGCCATTATGGAATTCATGCCTGTGGGTTGcagaaggaggaagaggaatATGATGAGGATCATGATGAGTATTGTTTAGTTAACCATCATCGTCATCACGAGAAAGCAAGTGAAAACAAACAAGTAGCAGAAAAGAGGGGAGAAAAGAAAGAGATGATTTTTCTCAACAGCAATGGTGAGGCTCAGGAGGAATAG